A region of Chitinophaga horti DNA encodes the following proteins:
- the gloA2 gene encoding SMU1112c/YaeR family gloxylase I-like metalloprotein: MLKLNKVHHIAIICSDYERSKAFYTDVLGFQVIKETYRLERQSYKLDLSLNGQYLIELFTFPSPPPRPSRPEAQGLRHLAFEVDDVDAEAQKLRQHHVPVEDVRVDEITKKKFTFFTDPDGLPLEIYEK; this comes from the coding sequence ATGTTGAAGCTGAATAAAGTCCACCATATTGCCATCATCTGTTCCGACTATGAGCGGTCCAAAGCCTTCTATACGGATGTTTTGGGCTTCCAGGTAATTAAGGAAACTTACCGGCTCGAGCGGCAGTCGTATAAGCTGGACCTGTCACTGAACGGCCAATACCTGATCGAGTTGTTCACCTTCCCCTCGCCTCCCCCTCGCCCATCGCGGCCTGAAGCACAGGGTTTACGGCACCTGGCTTTTGAGGTAGACGATGTGGATGCCGAAGCCCAGAAGCTCCGCCAGCATCATGTTCCGGTAGAAGATGTGCGCGTGGACGAGATCACGAAAAAGAAGTTTACGTTCTTTACCGATCCTGACGGGCTGCCGTTGGAGATTTATGAAAAATAA